The sequence CCGTCTAAATGCTTAATAACAGGCACGCGGGCATCTGCAGCAATACGGGCAATCAGGCCCTTACCACCGCGCGGCACGATCACATCAACAAATTCGCTCATAGTGATCAGCTCGCCTACGGCGGCGCGATCGGGTGTTTCAATAATTTGTACGGCAGTGCCTGGTAAACCTGCGACTTTCAGGCCTTCGCTTACACAGAGAGCGATGGCTTGATTGCAATGAAAGGCTTCACGGCCACCGCGCAAAATAGTGGCATTGCCCGATTTAATACAGAGACCGGCAGCATCAGCGGTCACATTTGGGCGGGCCTCGTAAATAATGCCAATTACACCCAAAGGCACGCGCATTTTGCCCAGCTGGATACCGGATGGGCGAAATTTGAAATCGCCCATCTCGCCAACCGGGTCGGGCAGGCTGGCAATCTGACGCAGGCCATCGGCCATACTTTCAATTGTCTTAGCCGTAATCAGCAGTCGATCCAGCATGGCGGGCTCTAAACCATCTTGCTTGGCTTGCTCCATATCGCGATTATTAGCAGCGAGCAAAGCATTCGCATCGCGCAGCAGTGCATCGGCAATTGCATTTAATGCCTGATTCTTAATCTGCGTATCCGCTTTTGCCATATGGCGGCTGGCTGCACGGGCCTCGCGGCCCACTTGCTGCATATAAGCTTTGATATCCATTTCTCTACCTTTTTGCCTTTGAGTCGTAATTATCAGGGTTTAGGCGGTAGTTGCAAGACTGTTACACCGACGTTATCGGCTTTTTTACGATTAAACCAGTCAGGAGCCGAGCTTTGAACTGCAATAATCTGTGGGCCAGCGCTGGTATTAAGCCAAATGGGAGATCCTGAATCACCGGATAATGTGTCGCAGCGATGATAAATTGTATTGTTTGGGCGTAAGCGAGTGATCTTACAATCTGTGTGTGTAGTTAACTCGGTGTCGTGATCTTCAGCAAAGCCGGCTTGGTTTGCCAAGGACTTGCTGGCTGTGATAATGGCTTTTAATTCTGCTTTACTGCCCTTAAATAAAGGCAGGGGGGGAGGTGCTTTTCCATCGATTAATTTTAATTTTAGCCAGGCAATATCATAGGCGGCGGCAGAGTCCTGGATATAAACATCCTCGCCTTTATAAACCAGGCCTTTTTTAAAGCGAGGATGAAACGATTGTGATAGGACCTGATAGCGAGCCTGATATTCGCTCTTATGAAAGCCTGTTTTAAACCAGCGGCCTGCATCTAGCTTTTTTGCTTCCATTAAAAAACAATGAGCAGCGGTAATGGCTAAATCAGGTGCAACTAAGGTGGCCGTACAGGTGCTGGCTGCTATTGTTTCCAGTTGGCCAATGGCGGCAAAAGGCGCAGCGTAGGGGGCTTCAACAAAAACACGGTTATCAGCACCAAAGAATAGGGCTTTTTTTTCTGTATTGTTTAGTGCAAAAGCATGATTAGCTAAGCCAAGCGCCAGGGCTATCAGGAGGATATGTTTCATTAATTTTTTTTCTAAAAAGAGAGAAGGTTGATTTGGATAGGAAATAAAATGATCTGTTCCCTATCGAAATCAATCTTTTGCAGAAAAACAAAAACGGGGACCTAGGTCCCCGTTTTTGGTACAGCAAGTACTATTACTTAGCAGCAGAAGCGGCAGAAGCAGCAACTTTTTTAGCTTGAGCTTTTTGAACGGTAGAAGCAGCAGAAGCAGCCATTTTCTTAGCTTGAGCTTTCTG comes from Iodobacter ciconiae and encodes:
- a CDS encoding glutamate-5-semialdehyde dehydrogenase, with amino-acid sequence MDIKAYMQQVGREARAASRHMAKADTQIKNQALNAIADALLRDANALLAANNRDMEQAKQDGLEPAMLDRLLITAKTIESMADGLRQIASLPDPVGEMGDFKFRPSGIQLGKMRVPLGVIGIIYEARPNVTADAAGLCIKSGNATILRGGREAFHCNQAIALCVSEGLKVAGLPGTAVQIIETPDRAAVGELITMSEFVDVIVPRGGKGLIARIAADARVPVIKHLDGICHVYIDEEADPVKAIAISDNAKTHRYGTCNTMETLLVHETVAELILPPLAEIYAAKGVELRGCAKTLAVLPQINEATVEDWATEYLAPILAIKIVSNLDEAIEHINTWGSHHTDAIVTENYTKSRQFLREVDSSSVMINASTRFADGFEYGLGAEIGISTDKIHARGPVGLNGLTSEKWIVFGNGEIRS
- a CDS encoding trypsin-like serine peptidase; this encodes MKHILLIALALGLANHAFALNNTEKKALFFGADNRVFVEAPYAAPFAAIGQLETIAASTCTATLVAPDLAITAAHCFLMEAKKLDAGRWFKTGFHKSEYQARYQVLSQSFHPRFKKGLVYKGEDVYIQDSAAAYDIAWLKLKLIDGKAPPPLPLFKGSKAELKAIITASKSLANQAGFAEDHDTELTTHTDCKITRLRPNNTIYHRCDTLSGDSGSPIWLNTSAGPQIIAVQSSAPDWFNRKKADNVGVTVLQLPPKP